In Rhodococcus pseudokoreensis, the DNA window GCGTGCGCACCGCGGTCGCCCGCCCGGCCCGCCGGCTCAGCCAGTCGTTCGCGAACTCGGGCGGTTCGGACTGCTCCGGAACCCTGCCCTGCGACCAGATCAGCAGCAGGCCGAGCGCGTGCTTGCACGGAAACTTCCGGCTCGGACACGAGCAGTGATACGCCGGACCGGTGAGGTCCACGACCGATCGGTAGGGGCTCTTGCCGCTGCCCTGGCACAGTCCCCACAGCGCGTCGCCGTTGCCGCCCGTCTGCGACCACGCGCCCGACAGCTTTGCGGCGGCAGCGAGCGAGCCGGCATCGGGGGCCACCGATGCGACCTGTCCCTCCGACCAAGGCGACGTCACTCCGTCACCGTAGGGGAGTTGTCCGACAGGAAGGGCGGAGGGGCGCGGAATTGTCCGCCAACTTCGGTGTGGACGGCGGCCTCCCGTGTCAAGCTGTCGTCAGGTGCGACAGCGAGGAGTGGGCCGGTGATTCACGGAAGGTATTTCGAGTTCAAGGGTCGTCCCGCCGTGCGGTTCCGGTGCACGTACCCGTTCGACGTTCAGAGGCTGTGGGAGGCCGTGTCGGAGCCGGACGAACTCGCGCACTGGTTTCCGTCTCGGGTCCGGCTCGACACCTACGCCGGCGGTGACATCGATTTCTTCCCGGATCCGCACAGCGACCCCGAGACGGGGACGGTCCTCGTCTACGGTGCGCCGTGCACCCTCGCGTTCACCTGGGGCGGGGACGAGATCCACTTCGAGGTCGAGCCGACCGCGGAAGGGTGCGCACTGACGCTCGTCAACGTGCTGGAGGTCCGCAACACGGCGGCCAGGAACGCGGCCGGGTGGAGTGTGTGTCTCGCCGACCTCGACCGGCACCTCGACGGGGCGGACACTCCCGGTCATCGCCGCGACGCGTCCGCGGACTGGCGGCCGTTCTATCAGACCTATCTGGGGGAGGGGATGCCGTCGGGCGCCCCGATCCCGGGCGAGTCCGCCTGACGGCGGTTCGTCAGAGCCGGGGACGCTCGAACAGGCTCTCGACGTTCGACGCCGGCTCGTTCGGCGCCTCGACCGCGATGTTGCCACCGGTCCTGAGCCACCCGTTCCGCAGTGAGGACGTCAACCAGT includes these proteins:
- a CDS encoding SRPBCC family protein, with the protein product MIHGRYFEFKGRPAVRFRCTYPFDVQRLWEAVSEPDELAHWFPSRVRLDTYAGGDIDFFPDPHSDPETGTVLVYGAPCTLAFTWGGDEIHFEVEPTAEGCALTLVNVLEVRNTAARNAAGWSVCLADLDRHLDGADTPGHRRDASADWRPFYQTYLGEGMPSGAPIPGESA